One Bacillus spongiae genomic window carries:
- a CDS encoding DUF4355 domain-containing protein: MNLEEVKKFLEENKGKADVKSILIGYLQGDLTVEEAQKMVSESTTLKSLVDSEKDKHFAKSLDTWKSNNLQGEIDKEIKKRFPEKDEKDVELEKIKAQLEKMESEKKREELRNEAIKVANEKKLPLDLVDFMLGENQETTNTNL, encoded by the coding sequence ATGAATTTAGAAGAAGTTAAAAAGTTTTTAGAAGAGAACAAAGGAAAAGCAGACGTAAAATCTATTTTGATTGGGTATCTCCAGGGGGATTTAACCGTTGAAGAGGCGCAAAAAATGGTATCAGAAAGCACTACATTAAAGAGTTTAGTGGACTCGGAGAAAGATAAACACTTTGCAAAATCGCTTGATACATGGAAATCTAACAACCTTCAAGGGGAAATTGATAAGGAAATCAAGAAGCGTTTCCCTGAAAAGGATGAAAAAGACGTTGAATTAGAGAAAATTAAAGCGCAACTAGAGAAAATGGAATCCGAAAAGAAACGTGAAGAGTTACGCAATGAAGCTATTAAAGTAGCAAATGAAAAGAAGCTGCCACTTGATTTAGTTGACTTTATGTTAGGTGAAAATCAAGAAACAACAAATACTAATCTAG